A segment of the Flavobacterium azooxidireducens genome:
GATTTTTTATTTTATAAATATTTCGATGTGTGAATTATATAACGTTTTATAATAGTTGTATAACATAACTTTTTATGAAAAATAGAAATTTGTAGATTATAAGAAAAATTGTTCTATCTTACTTTTCTTTTGTGAAAGAACAATAGCAATACTCTAAATAATTAACCGGATAGTTCAATATGAAAAAATTCTCCAATTTAAAAATTATACCGTCGGTTAATAAAACCAAAGAACAAATCATCAAACTGAGTGATAAAACACTTCGTAAGAAAGAAGAAACAAGTTCTTTTTTAACGAAAACTGCTGATGTAACGTTGTTCATTACACAAATTTTTAAAGAAACATTTTCTCGGGATTTTGAGTTCAAAGAATTTTTGAAACAATGTTATCAAATTGGATATAAAACACTACCACTTATTTCTATTACAGGAACAATTATGGGATTGGTTCTTACCATTCAATCACGTCCTGTTTTGATAAAATTTGGTGCAGAAACCATGTTGCCAAGTATGGTTGCACTTTCAATTATTCGGGAAATGGGTCCGGTAATCACCGCCTTAATTTGTGCAGGAAAAATTGGTTCCGGAATTGGAGCAGAATTAGGTTCGATGAAAGTAACCGAGCAAATTGATGCCATGGAAGTTTCCTCTACCAATCCGATTCGGTTTTTAATTGTTACAAGAGTATTAGCCACCACATTAATGATACCAATTCTGGTTTTATATGCCGATGGTTTAGGAATTTTAGGCAGTTGGATGGGAGCGAATATTAAAGGAGATGTTTCGTTTGTGCTATTCTTTTCTCAAGCTTTCAAACCGGTTGAATTTATTGATTTTATCCCGGCTTTAATCAAAACCTTCTTTTTTGGTGCCGCCATTGGTTTGGTTGGATGCTACAAAGGTTTTAATGCAGGAAGAGGCACAGAAAGTGTTGGGAAAGCCGCAAATTCCGCAGTAGTTTTAGCTTCTTTATTAGTGATTATAATCGATATGATTGCAGTTCAAATTACAGATATGTTTATATGATGAACGATCAAACAAATAGAAAAAAAGTGGTTGAGATAACCAATCTTAAAAAATCGTTTGGCAATCAAGTGATTTTAAAAGATGTTACTTTATCGTTATACGAAGGAGAAAATTTAGTTGTTCTCGGAAAATCAGGAACCGGAAAATCGGTTTTAATTAAATGTTTGGTGGGATTATTGCCAACAGATAGCGGAACAATTTCGGTTTTTGATGAAAACATGACAGCTGCTTCGGGAAAAGAATTAGCTTCTATCAGAGAAAAAATGGGATTTCTTTTTCAAAGTGGAGCGTTGTATGATTCGATGACGGTGAGACAAAACATTGAATTTCCGCTACGACGGATAAAAAAAGATCTCACTGAAGAGCAAATTGAAGAAAAGGTAAAAGAAGTTTTGGAAAATGTGGGCTTAGCCGATTCAATCGACAAAATGCCTTCTGAACTTTCGGGCGGAATGCGAAAAAGAATCAGTTTGGCTCGAACGCTCGTTATTGATCCGAAAATAATGTTATATGATGAACCAACAACCGGACTAGATCCGATTACATCTAATGAAATTAGTATGCTTATTTTAGAAATTCAAAAGAAATATAAAACATCATCCATCATTATTACACATGATATCAAATGTGCTCAAAAAACAGCCAACCGAATTATTATGTTAGACGAAGGATTAATTTATAAAGAAGGAAGTTTAGAAGAATTCGAAACATCAACAGATACAACATTACAATCATTTTTTAATTAAAAAAATATGGAAACTCATTCTCAAAATTTCAAAATCAGACTCGGTTTATTTGTAGCCGGAGGTATAGCATTATTTGTTTTTGCCATTTTCATTATCGGAAAACAAAAAAACTTATTTAATCCGGTTTATTCACTCACCACCACTTTTTATAATGTGAGTGGCTTGCAAGTTGGAAATAAAGTTCGGTTTTCCGGAATTGATGTAGGAACGGTTGATAATATTCAAATTATCAATGATTCCACCGTTAAAGTAAACTTATTTATCCGAAAAGAAGTGCAACAATACATCAAAACAAATAGCGAAGTTGCCATTGCTTCGGAGGGTTTAATTGGTGATAAAATGCTTCAAATTACGCAAGGAACACACAATGCTTCATTTGCAAAAGATGGTCAATACTTAAAATCTTTAGAGCCGGTTGAAATTGATGCAATTATGGCGAGTTTACAATCCACAGTTGATAATGCTGAAATAATTTCAGATGAATTGGCTGCAATAATGATTAATATTAATAGTGGCGAAGGTACATTGGGAAGATTGATTAAAGATACGGTTATAGCCGAAAATTTAAGTCAGACCATGCAAAACCTTAAAAGTAGTTCTAAAGGTTTGGATGAAAATATGGAAGCCGCTAAAGAAAATTTTCTTTTAAGAGGTTATTTTAACCGTAAAGAAAAAGCGGAATTGAAAGCTAAGAAAAAGCGGAAGAGAAAAGAGAAAAAATCAGAAAAGAAGAAGAACGCAAAGCAGAAGAAGCAAAAAAGAAGAAAAATTAATTTTAATTATCAGAAAGATTTATATTTTTGATAAAAATATACTTATGAAATTTAAATTGACATTCCTTTTTCTTCTGATAAATTACCTGTGTATTTCTCAATCGTTGGAAACATTAAAATCGGATTGTGTAAAAATGTATGAGTCGACATACAACATGGAATTTGAAAAAATTCTGGATTATACACATCCTAAAGTATTTGAAATTGCTGATAGAGAAACTATGCTAACAATTTTAGATGAAACTTTTCAAAATGATCAATTACGCATTCGGTTAGTTCATCCAAAAACAACATTTACTTTTTCAGAAGTTAAAGAAATTGACGGAAAGAAAATTTGTGTGGTAGAATATCCGCAAGCCATGCGAATGATTTTTGAAAATCCGCTTTCGGAGGAAGAAAAAAATTCGATTGCAGAATCTTTGAAAACAACCATGGCATCCAAAAAAATTACGTTTGAAAAAGATAGAAATGCATTTTATATCGATGGAAAAGATATCATGATTGCTGTTTCTGAAGAAGCGACCCAAAACAAATGGAAATTGATTAATTACGATAAAAGTCAACCACAATTACTAAACATGGTTTTAGGAGAAAATGTTGTAAAACAATTAGGTTTGCAATAATTAAAAAATAAATACTATCTTTACTTTGATGCTTCTAATGGCATTACCAAAAAATTATGGCAAAGAGTCAGGATGCTAAGAAAAACATAAAGAAAGAGCCTTTAAAAACGGCAAAAGAGAAAAAAGAAGAAAAAAGAGAAAAGAAAAACAAAAGGGATTAATTTTTTAATCCCTTTTTTGTTGTTTTACGGCAAAATTTTACCCGGATTTAATATTCCATTCGGATCAAACACAAACTTAATTCGTTCCATTAATTCCAAATGTGTTTTAGAAAAAGCGATATCCATATACTCTTTTTGAACATAGCCAATGCCGTGTTCGCCGGATAAAGTTCCGTTTAAAGAAACGGTTAATTCAAAAATTTCACGAATTCCTTTTGTAATTTCTGAATTCCATTCTTGGTCAGAAAGCGTGCCTTTGATGATGTTAACGTGTAAATTTCCATCGCCGGCATGACCATAACAAACCGATTTAAAACCATATTTTTTTCCGATAGATTTAATGCCTTCCAATAATGTTGGCAATTCATAACGAGGAACAACCGTATCTTCTTCTTTATAAATTGAATTGGATTTGACAGCTTCGGCAATGCTGCGACGCATTTTCCACAAGGCATTTTTTTCATCTTCGGTATCGGCGAATAGAATATCATCAATTTGGAATTG
Coding sequences within it:
- a CDS encoding MlaE family ABC transporter permease, which produces MKKFSNLKIIPSVNKTKEQIIKLSDKTLRKKEETSSFLTKTADVTLFITQIFKETFSRDFEFKEFLKQCYQIGYKTLPLISITGTIMGLVLTIQSRPVLIKFGAETMLPSMVALSIIREMGPVITALICAGKIGSGIGAELGSMKVTEQIDAMEVSSTNPIRFLIVTRVLATTLMIPILVLYADGLGILGSWMGANIKGDVSFVLFFSQAFKPVEFIDFIPALIKTFFFGAAIGLVGCYKGFNAGRGTESVGKAANSAVVLASLLVIIIDMIAVQITDMFI
- a CDS encoding ABC transporter ATP-binding protein; its protein translation is MMNDQTNRKKVVEITNLKKSFGNQVILKDVTLSLYEGENLVVLGKSGTGKSVLIKCLVGLLPTDSGTISVFDENMTAASGKELASIREKMGFLFQSGALYDSMTVRQNIEFPLRRIKKDLTEEQIEEKVKEVLENVGLADSIDKMPSELSGGMRKRISLARTLVIDPKIMLYDEPTTGLDPITSNEISMLILEIQKKYKTSSIIITHDIKCAQKTANRIIMLDEGLIYKEGSLEEFETSTDTTLQSFFN
- a CDS encoding MlaD family protein, which gives rise to METHSQNFKIRLGLFVAGGIALFVFAIFIIGKQKNLFNPVYSLTTTFYNVSGLQVGNKVRFSGIDVGTVDNIQIINDSTVKVNLFIRKEVQQYIKTNSEVAIASEGLIGDKMLQITQGTHNASFAKDGQYLKSLEPVEIDAIMASLQSTVDNAEIISDELAAIMININSGEGTLGRLIKDTVIAENLSQTMQNLKSSSKGLDENMEAAKENFLLRGYFNRKEKAELKAKKKRKRKEKKSEKKKNAKQKKQKRRKINFNYQKDLYF